In Leptospira stimsonii, the genomic stretch GGAAAAAACTACGAAGAAACCAGATCTAAGATCATCGAAAACTACAACAAAATCACCGAAGAGATCAAAAACAAAATCCCTGAAGGCCAAATTGAAGCTGTAAAAGCTAAAATTAACGAAGTGGCTGAAGCGATTAAAAACACTACTTCCGGAAAAGCACCCGCTTCTAAATAAGAATCGAGTTCCCATTTCCCTCTCGGGCGGGTTGAAACCCGCCTGAACCCTTTCTTCTTTCCTTTCTTGACAATCCTTCCCCTTTCGATACACTTTCTCACCTATGAGTATTCGATATCGATGGATTCTTCTTTTTCTCTTAGCCGGCTTCTTCTTATCCGTTCAAAGCCTATTCTCACAAAATATCGTTCCTGTTCCTGCACATTCTTCTTCTGAAAATCAAGATTCGGATTCGAAGAATCTCGATTCTCCAGCGCAGGGAAAAACAAAAGAAACGTCTCTTTCTCAAAAGGAAATCCGAATGAAGAAAAAATTCTTCCTTGGAGGAATCTATTTTCCCGGTTATGGTTCTGCGATTTTAGGTTGGAACGCCTGGGAAAAAGTAACGATCGGAATTCAATACTATCAGAACTCGAGTCAAGTGAACGGAGACTTTGATTCCAGATATTCTTACTTTTTAGGTTACGGAGTCGCAAGACAATCCGACCGAGAATCGAAAAACGCGGGCGGAGGAATCTTTCTGAATTATTTTTTGGCGGATTCTTCCGTTTATATTCCCGTCCAGGTCGGAGGGGAATTTATGAGAAACACGAGACATGACCAATTTATCGATACGAGAGGCGGGCAATCGTATCAAAACGAAAGAGTGAATTTTGATTACGGTCCTCGCTATTATGCAGGAACAGGAATCGGAGTCCGTCATCAGTTCGAATCCGGATTCTTCTTTGGCTTCGAGGTCGTCGTGAGAACCTTCGGTCGTTATCACAAAAACGTTTCTCTCAATACGTTGGAATATGGAAATCGTTCCGCTACGATCGAAGATTACTGGATTCGAAAAGAAGAATTGAAACGTGATCACGCAGGGAAAGTTTCCGATGCGGGTTTTGATCTCGCGGTCGGAATCGCTTTTTGAAAAAAGAGATTTTTCTTAGATGATCGAAAAAATCAAAGATCGAAGAGATTTAAGTCGACCTCTCGTTTTTGCTCACAGGGGTTTGAGCGGAACGTTTCCTGAGAATACGATGATCGCTTTTCGAAAAGCAATCGATGCAAAGGCGGATTTGATCGAACTGGATGTGACCCTTTCGGAGGATCGGGAAGTTGTCGTAATCCACGACGACGATCTGGATCGAACGACAAAACTCGTCGGGAACGTCCGACGTTTCGATTCCGAAATATTAAGCGAATTGGACGCGGGCTCTTGGTTTTCTAAAAAATTTAAGAAGGAAAGAATTCCGTTTCTAAGAGACGTTTTACGTCTGATTCGAAATTCCAAGACGGATTTGAATATCGAGATCAAATCCACCGGTATGGATTTTCCGATGAGAGAAGATTCCATCGAAAAGAGAGTTTTGGATTTAGTTCTGAAGAATGGACTTGAAAAGAGAATCGTGATTTCCTCGTTTTCTTGGGAATGTTTGGAGAGGGTTCGTAATCTCAATTCTAAGATTAAACTGGGTGTTTTGGTCGGGGATGATGAAAGCGGAAATCTGGAAGAGGCGATCGTTTTCGCCGAGAAGTTCGAGGCTTGGAGTATTCATCCTTCCAGAGAAGAAGCGAAGGAAGAGAATCTGAAAAGGATTCAAGAGAAGAATTTTTTGTCCGTTGTTTATACGGTGAATGAAGTCGATGAGATGAAACGCTTTTTGGATCGGGGTGCGGACGGTCTTTTTACAAATTTTGCGAAGGACATGAGGAGGCTTCTGAAGAAAGCATATTAGATTTTTATGTTTTCTTTGGACGGTTTTTTTTAGGAAGGCGGCGCTTCGAGAGGGTTCGGTGCTACCCTGAGAATACGGGAAATCCTTTTTTGCGACCGTTCTAATTGCCAGATGAAGCTGTAGACCTTGTGGTCGATGGGTTGTCCCACCCAAAACTTTCTCAGCGAGACACCGACTTCTTTCGATTCGAGATACAAAAGAAAATTCAGGAGGAAACAACGGGAAACCCCGTGAGCTTCCGCCAATGTTCCCAGGAGTAACCAATCTCCGGTTTTCATTCTCACGTTCACTCTCTTTAGTTTACCGACGTTCTTCTGATATTTCCTTTTTCCCGCATTCGAATTCAATCTCCTCATAGAAGAAATAAAAACTGCATATTTCTTCACGAGAGATCGGATCCTCTCAGGAAGAGCGCTTCTTTCTTCCTCCGATAAATTCTCTAAATACTTTTCCGGGATCAGAATGGTTTCGGCTTCCGAATGAAATTCCCGAATCTTGGAAGTAATCTTTGGTTCGCTCTGAAAAATGAATTTCCTCATATTCAAAACGGTTCTCTCGAGTTTTGAAGAATCCGGACTTTGGGAAAAAAAGTTACGTTTTTGCATCAAATGGACACAAAAACACATCTAACTAAGTATTGTTCAGAATACAAAGAGGCTCGATTCCTCCTTCAAATTTGAATTGTAACCTCATCGTAATTCGAATCCAACGGATATCTGTCAAATTTTCAAAAAGGACCAAACAGATTTTATGAATCATTTTTTCTCCGCTCTCAAATTTGCACTCAATACGAAGAATAATTCCACGAAAGGAATTCTAGAAGAAGAATTCAAACTAGTTCTTGGAAACGAAACCGTAGGAATTCTTAAATTCTCTCCGGAAAAAAGAAAAACTTTCAAAGGGGCGATTCTTGCAATCAACGGGATGGCCTATCTTGGAAATCAAGATCCTCGTTTCAAAGCGGTTTGTCGCGGAATGGCCTCTTGCGGATTTTTGGTCTTTTCTCCGCAGATGCAGGAGATCAGCGAGTTTAAGATCCGTCTTGAGAG encodes the following:
- a CDS encoding DUF1564 domain-containing protein, with translation MRKFIFQSEPKITSKIREFHSEAETILIPEKYLENLSEEERSALPERIRSLVKKYAVFISSMRRLNSNAGKRKYQKNVGKLKRVNVRMKTGDWLLLGTLAEAHGVSRCFLLNFLLYLESKEVGVSLRKFWVGQPIDHKVYSFIWQLERSQKRISRILRVAPNPLEAPPS
- a CDS encoding glycerophosphodiester phosphodiesterase yields the protein MIEKIKDRRDLSRPLVFAHRGLSGTFPENTMIAFRKAIDAKADLIELDVTLSEDREVVVIHDDDLDRTTKLVGNVRRFDSEILSELDAGSWFSKKFKKERIPFLRDVLRLIRNSKTDLNIEIKSTGMDFPMREDSIEKRVLDLVLKNGLEKRIVISSFSWECLERVRNLNSKIKLGVLVGDDESGNLEEAIVFAEKFEAWSIHPSREEAKEENLKRIQEKNFLSVVYTVNEVDEMKRFLDRGADGLFTNFAKDMRRLLKKAY